The Dendropsophus ebraccatus isolate aDenEbr1 chromosome 2, aDenEbr1.pat, whole genome shotgun sequence DNA segment CCCTTAGCTGCCTTTGCTCCGGCATTAACAATGAACGGCAGATAGGACGTCAGTGAAGGGACTTATGTAATCAGTAATGTAAGGGGTTGATCATTGGCGTCCTGGGTAAAATTTCTACATTTAGTTAAAGATCCTATAAAAATCTTCCTAACATTTATAACAGTGaatgtatatttaaagggaagTGATCATGGTTTCCATCGGCTTGTCCCTGACCTACCAGCCCTGACTGATAGATCTCTTTCTATACCAAGTTCCAATGATGTCacgaatcagccaatcagtgactgcagcagtgtcccaccccagtcactgactggctgagcgggcagtcttTCAACCGGGTCATGAAGTCAGAGCCCGACAGGAGTCCCGAAGCGGCAATCCAGCACTGCAGAGGCACAAGGAGAGGCAAGAAATGATTGATTATCATGTTTTTTTGTTGCCCatgctgtttttaattttttttgttaaatgtcggacttctcctttaacaaaaaaaGGATCTGTAAGATGGCTTTCCTAGTCATAAGGAAGAGTAAAAAGGCtctaaaacacatagggggacatgtatcaagcagtgtaccttgtgctccttagtattttttggcgtaagtgtgatgtgcacagcccttcgtcagatttactaaacagtgtagctcggtgtatgtgtgaatatgacagcttactccagttttttgccttcttgacatttgtgggcgtggttatccgtaagaatattctcagccgggatttatcatgtgagaattttgaaattttcgcattttcgttcgcatctgtactccagtcccagggtagcggaacttttttaaccagggtcaattcatgaatacctgcagtaaaatgcacagcgccagggaagctatagcaggtgatttatgaaccaacatgtgaatgttcataaataccttactaggctgcaaacatataagccagtgcacactgctaaaaatattcgcaaaaaaaggtgcaaatgataaatgtcccccatagtatgtttGACGCACCAGCATTGTGTCTTGAATATACAATGTTAACTAAACATGTTTTGTTGTCTTCTAGGAAATATGAAGATGAATTAGACATGGATAAGGTGACAGCTGCCATGGTTCTGACCAGCCTCTCTACTAGTCCCTTGGTTCGCAGCCCACCTATTCGACTTACTGGTAATATGGCCAATTGTTTGCATTAAAGATGtaatattcttaaaggggaactgtcagtaggttagacgaatctaacctgctgatatgtccctattgcgcagaaggcgccaaggatgaaggtatgtctcttaccttcatcctcggatCCGTACCAGTACACTTAGTCATTCACTCCACGGTccagtaagaccgttaggagcacttccCCAACGACATAGCGGGGATCCGGCCTGCCCCCAGCCAGCTTGCCTCTTGTAACAattatcaatggagcgggctGGCCGGGGGTGGTCCAGATAGTCGCTATGGGGGAGGGAAAGTGCACCTAGCGGCACCCCAGTACTCCAAACAGTCTTACTGGACCGTGGAGTGAATGACTAAGTGCACGGAAACGGCGCCAAGgttgaagataagagacataggCAATAGGcatttatcagcaggttagattcatcccaGTAGTCTAACAGACCAGCGATAAACCCACCAGGGCTCATAATGCTGTGTATTCTCCACTGCAGAAAATCTGGAGCATTTTCACAGGTAAATCTCAATGTATTTATAGGGATAAGTCAGCTCTAGATCATGCTCAGAGctcaagtgttaaaggggttgtccagcaaaaatcttttttttttttttcaaatcaacaggtgtcagaaagttatatagatttgtaatttacttctattaaaaaaatatcaagtcttccagtacttattagctaccaCATGTCAtgtaggaagtgttttattttcagtctgacactgtgctctctgctgacatctctggccaagacaggaactgtccaaagcaggaaaggttttctatgggaaaagtcagcagagagcactgtgtcagactgaaaataaaacaacatttcctgcaggacatatagtagctgataagtactggaagacttgagattttttattagaagtaaaatacaaatctatataactttctgatatcagttgatttgaaagaaaaagattttcgctgtacataccctttaaaggggttgtgggaGCCGCGgcatgcatgcctccttcctcccccccccccacccttcctgCCTTGATTGATTTggttgatgtacagggctcagtgTTGGAAACCAAGCCCTGTATATCTGTTAGTCAACACTAAGACGGGgtagggaggaggtgtgcatgctgcactAATTTTAACTTCCTTATTGATGTCTAATTGACATGCTAtacatttataatatataataggaGCTGTAAATAGTATTTAAACTATTAGTAAAACTTTTTTAATGCATTGGAACAATAAAAGAAAATCTGTTGCAAAGATAAACATATCCTTCGATTTGTATTGTTGGGTTATGCAAATTAGTATTTGTGTCTTAAAGCACCTAAGGCATGTATACTTATATTCTATATTCTATTCTATATTACACAGATGTAAATGAATCTTGGAAAGACGTCGGGTATGTCCCTTCCAGTTCCAGCAGCAGCGGATATTGGAGCTGGAACACAACAAGTGACTACTCTAACCCGTCCACTCCTTCCCCACCACTGACTGCTGACAATTTCAAGCACTTCCGATGTATGGTTCACCCCGATGACACCCCCGATGAAACAGACTCTGGGAACCTACTTTTCGAGGACCCCGTTCCAAGGAAAAGAAAGGTTGGCTGAAATGATGCCCATGTTTTTAttcatctatctcatatctatctatcaatctatctatctatctcctatctatcaatctatctatctcctatctatctatcaatctatctatctatctatctcctatctatctatctatctatctatctatctatctcctatctatctatctatctatctatctatcgcatatcgatcaatctatataactttctattcATCTATACTTCAATTTGTATATATGTGCTTCGGTTTCCACAATACAGCCACATGTATTCTGGACTCGATACAAGTGACTTTGGGTGCAATATGTTCTGTGGGATTCGTTCTGTCATTTTATGTTAGTCACTTGCTGGAGATCAGCATCATTCCTTGTGTCTGATGTCTCAGCTGGTTAGCCTAACATGAAGTTCAATGTTGCTCTATGTTGATGTACTCAGCCTTAAGCAATTGTGAAGAACATCTCCCTAAACAAAGGGACCCATGTTATCCATGGTCTATAAACTGGTCATAttgaattatattattattattattatatttgtatgcagttcaattctattgaatttaTTTTCACATAGAATAATAGTAGCAAGTGGTTACGCCCTACAACAATGAAGTAAGGTAttgtagcattaaaaaaaaagctatacagtGATTGAAGCTTTGCAAAGTTGTTCGCACCGTTGGACCCTTGCCATATAACTATAGTAGTTTTGATGTGCAGAATGAAAGCACAAATTAGGGGCCTATATTAGAGATGAACACCCTGAAGCCAAAGGTAATATTATTGatggaaaaaaaagtatatataaattagccctaaaaaggactgttgggttcttaagtTTTTTTTCACAGAGGATGCCTGgttactacagggttaagaaaatACTGGATTCCGTCAcgctccctacactgacaatttcacaacgttctaagccccagtcggtcagctctccctccctacactgactaattaccactgtgtatattgctgcctaactaaattcagatgctgtccctgatcctttcactctccctactgaacagcaCAAAAATCAGGAAAAACTGTGAGAAAATTCGCCTCAGCGTCACATTTTTATAGCACATACGTAGTGTACATAATGACGCTAAtcatacagccaatcacagtaatgccagtagtgaccatggctactacattacctgatgtgcccttccttccccacacgttcattgTCTCTTTccaattggtgggaggaaacctgcgcagttgcgtacatcgcgaGATAAACATTTGCATGTATGAAAATGATCGTTTATAACCATTACGATTatcggggaaaaaaaatcttcatgGGCAAACACAAACAGTTAACGGCATGTTcttacaaacatttacgaacatgtttgctcatcactgctTCTAAAATGGCTAAGCCCAGTTACTGGGATAGTCCATACACATTGGACATGGAGTAGACAAAACAATGGCATCACCCTATGAACTGTCTCCCATTCACAAATGGCCTCATCTGATATCTGTGTGcacacataatgggggagatttatcaaactggtgtaaagtagaatcgtcttagttgcccctagcaaccagattccaccttccattttctaaagaatctgtaaggaatgaaaggtggaatctgattggttgctaggggcaactaagacaattctactttacaccagtttgataaatctcccccattgtgtttctcACCATTTATACTGGGAACATAAGTTGTtgtattcttatttatttattgtttttgctATGTTACTATATACTAGTTTttcctatctatatactgtaactgaTGTCTACCAAATCTCGCAGTTTCATAGCTATAGTATATATTTTCCTTTCTAATAATTAGCAGCCGTAAATCCATTTCCCTGATATGTGTATAATAACAATAACCCATTAccttgtgtgctgcctgtccATAGAACTCAATGAAAGTGATGTTCAAATGTCTGTGGAAGAAGTGCGGGAAAATACTGAGCACTGCGGCAGGAATCAAGAAGCACATCAGGACCATTCATCTTGGGTAATTCACTCTGATGTTCTCTGTAATCGCTGGTTCACAGAGACTATAACATGCCTTATACCTTCAGGGTAGTGTATACTCATAGAGGGACGTGATAACAGCATTGACGCTATATCTATTAGGCTGGGTTTCCACTTTCCAGTTAAATTGGGggtttttatgcagtttttaatGACCTAAAATATAAACTGCCCATGTGTTGCAATAATATTTTCACCCTTAGAATAGTATATGAGTTTTCTCAAACATTTACCTACTGATCCTGCTCATACCATACAACTgagctgtagagatgagcgaatcccaGGCTCACTCGGGTCTGTCCAAGCAGAAGAGCTTTTAAGAATCAAAAGACGTGACCAATATCTCCTATATTAGCCCTAAATTGGAGACTTTAAGAGTGTTTTCCTGGGTAAAACAGATTGGTGGCCTATCCACAGCATATGTTATTGATCATTGATCACCCAGAACCCTCACAGATCAGCTGTTCACCACACTCACTAGTGAACGGAAGCAGTTGGCCACTGTTAGCAGCTCGGATCCTGTTCAAGTAAATGGCTGCTGTTACGCTTTGCCACTGTtagcctatgttcccacagcgtaagagaccgaccgttccgtgtatacgctccagttgggattcctaggcagcaatgacaCGTATATTTCGGTAAAAATCACATCCGTTGTACAACGTCCGTGGTTTTACAaatatatacggtgtgtgaacatagccttatactgtgatTGGAGGTATACCGAGTTTTGTAGGTCGGCATCGTGACGTGATCATTTGTTAAATTCAATACAAAATACCGTCACTCACCGATAGCATAATCTTCAATCTTTATTCGGTATTCATTACCATACAAGTGTGAACGTTCAGCAGAACGCGTCTTGTCAAAACCACCTTTATCAACTGCCTGGCAGTTTTGGCGAAACAAATTCTGTTAAACGTTCACACTTGTATGGTAATGGATACCAAATAAAGATTGAAGATTATGCTatgggtgagtgccgggattttttaTTGAATTGTTTGCTGGGACTTTACTCCATTCCACGTCCACCACCGGACTTCACACAGAGTGCCGCTCTGAACTTTCATAATTAATTGACCAATGAACTATCCTGCGGATAGGCCACCAATCTGTTTTACCCCACAAGAAACCTGTTAAAGACCATGTGTGGTCTATAAATTAAGTCTTTACAAACTGTGAGGGTCACGTACCTATAACACAGCTGTGGATATTCCTCAAAGAAAGGTGACACCTCTTCAGAAGACCACcacttagggcttattcccacatcctgtATTCCATGGATGCTatggacggggaagccctgtagtggagtcattccctgcctggcatgatgtatcaatatgatgccgggagcggggaaagTCTTTCAATATTCACAgcactgtaagggtgggttcatactgaggaatttccgcggataatgtctgcagaattccgctgtctgtccgcgcgcctttccgccggctccatagacaccattctatgggccggcgtatttcaccatccgccgaaagaagtgacatgtcacttctttcggcggatagcggaatgaacgtgcgcgcggacagccgacggaattcggcggatattatccgcgagaattcctcagcatgaacccaccctaatgaaGCAGAGgaacggctgcttcattacagtgccgaaaagatttaaacactttccccgctcctggcattatattaatacatcatgccaggcagggaaagactccactacagggcttcccccgTCCATAGCGTCCATGGAATACAGGACGTGGGAATAAGACCTTAGAGAAGACTTCCCCGGTCTGTACCAGTGTACCGATTTTCCTTCTCTTATATCATACGTACATCGTCTTCCCTCTTTGATAAGACCATTGCTCAAGGAGACCGGATTTATCGGCAGCTTTGGATAGTTGTTCAAAGAGATTTCACGCATACTATGAAAAATTGAAGATGTCAGGTTCTCTTTAATGTATAGATGCATCTGAAGTATTCACATACGTGTTTCTGTACACAGACGTACCGGGGATTCTGATGATTGTGATGGAGAAGAAGACTTTTACTATACAGAGATCAGGCTCAACAACGACTCTGGCATTGAAGGACTATGCAACCTCTCAACTATATCCCCGTCTTTTGCATCACCTCCCTCTACAATACTTTTTCCAAGTGGTGGAAGCTGTGACTCCATATACAACAAGACAGAGACCAAACTGAATGGCCGTCTGAGCAGATCAGCGCCCAACACCTATTACCTAGTACAGTCCGATCATGCTTATCAGGTaatacacaggggatatatatatatatatatatatatatatatatatatatatatatatatgagaaatcAATTGGAAAtacgttatatacattatatattttagctACTAGTTTTATCAGTCAGATTATCACAATGTCTGATAATTTATGTAATTCCTTTATGGAATTTTGTTGAATATctattttgttgatattctatggGACTTTGGAACCATTTCATGTTTAGAACTCAGCAATGTGTGGAGGTTCCATAGAGACTGAATGGAGCGAAGACTGATCATGTGCAATGCCGCTCCATTCACTTAGGAGACATTTGACCTGCAGAAATTTTGGTTGTCAcgtttaaatcagcttcttagaAAAACAGTAATAGTAAATAACTTGGTTTTGAAAGTAAAaactaataataattttttttaaaaaaactattaGTTACAGAGTCGATAATACAAAAcctacaaccaatatggctgcacccccttcccccctccttatTAAACAAACCCCAAACAACCacatagaatttaaaaaaaaatgttttttctttggagaacccctttacttTTAGATTTCCTAATCTGTATTAAATATCCTAAGTAAAATGTATGGGTAAGTCTTATAGGTGTAGTAAAAATTCAGTAGTTATTGACTAGAGTTCCAGTAATATTAATGATCTGTCAAGTCTGTATACCTTTCAGGGTAAGGTTCTTgaggtataaaataataaatgtatgacCTTGCAACCTTTTAAATGTTAAATGTTAAATTAAGCCCATCTGAAGGTCAGGAACACTAAAGGAACTAGCAGGGGTAAAACAcaaggtcatgtgatcacactTCTATCTGTCATCTCGATAACACACATGGCTTTATCTATGGGGGAGATAAATGTTATCAGACACATGGTCATGTATTGTATTGATAGAATAGTATTCAGCAGGAGTGCCATGTGTATGAAGGTGAGGATTGCTATTATAGATTGTATACTCCAAAAAAGCTTGCACTATATAGTATGTCACCTCTTAGACTAGTCAGTGTTATTATAGCCCCATCAGGATCAGGACGACTTAGTGTCAGTAAGTCTGGTGTATCCAGCCTGGGCCTCCAGACACCTTTAATGAGTGGTATAAATATTCATGGCAGGCAGAATACTTTCATCTCCAGACgttatacatacactgtacagcTGAAGCACATGTGATTATCCCCAGATGCATAGCGGATTGGCTTGCATCGATCACTGCTCTTTCCGGATCAAGTAACAAATTCTAAGAAATCCTATCAAATATCTTTGTAGAGTTTCCAGCCATTGGACCAGGGCTTCTCTGTAACTGGTAACATGACACTGGTGCATATTAAGTACTAAGgaactaaaaataagaaatacatgtatacatgtattacagcTGCTGGACTCGATAGGCTTATGTAAAAATATGTGCACCATTAGGCATTGATATTTACCACTGACCAACCCTTACTTCCTATACTTTTGGGatcaaattattaaaggggttgtccagcgaaaatctctttctttgaaatcaaatggtgtcagagagttatatagatttgtaatttacttctattaaaaaatctcaagtcttcccatacttattagctgctgtatgtcctgcaggaaatgttgttttattttcagtctgacacagtgctctctgctgacatttctggccgagacaggaactgcccagagtaggggaggttttctatggggattcatagaaaagacaaagttagggccctattacacgggacggttatcgtgcgaaaaatcgttaaatcgttcgaatttaaacgataattgttctgtgtaattgcaggcaacgatcaaaaaatcgttcgtatgtcgttgatcgtttatttagatctgaacctaaaattatcgttaatcgttcactaattgttcgctgtaattccacgttcgtttgctcaagttccgcgttttttcactagtcgtttagtgtaattgttcattgtttttctgggatcagaaggaatgaacgatcatagtaacgatcgcaacaaacgattattgttctgtgtaatatggtgaacgatttcaggttaacgataaacaatctcgttggcaatcgtttattgttagtcgttaatcgttaaaaatcgctcagtgtaataggacccttactgtctcggccaaagatgtcagcagagagcactgtgtcagactgaaaagaaaacaacatttcctgcaggacataaagcagctgataagtacttttggaaaccagtcgatttaaaagaaaaagatttttaccggaTAACCCCTATAACAATGGTTCTACATGGGAAATTTTTGTACATACACTAGTATTAGTTTGTATTTGTACATTGTTCCATGTAGAACCATGGTTAGTGACCAGCGGTCCAAAACACATAGGTAattttaaagcgactgtaccatcaggtacattcgctttaatttgaCCCACGGATAGACCCACGGGGAAGCTGATGCCCCTCTTTGACACGGCTTTCCTGCATCAGCGCCcttctatccgtgggtcaaattaaagcgaatgtgctTGATGGTACatacgctttaaggctatgttcacactaccgtaCTTTATGcaatgtggaacattgcctattcctctatgggatcccggccggagcgtatacacatcgtatacgctccggccgggatcctgtacggggctgcaaataactgaaatgtcagttttctgcgtccgcaattcaatgaattgcggctgaaGGAAACCCAGTCAGTTCAGAGCTGccgccagagccgctcgcttcattgtgtgctgtgggaggttctgatgcagacgcgtgctgattagagatgagcggactgtcGGACTTTTGGTACGACGGCATcagcgctctctcatcatgcctgtaaTCCCGGCCACATAGTTGTGATCCCctgcgattccctggaatatcctggctgcatattcccaGGAGCGccactatgcggccgggatcacaggcatgacgagagagcaaactgctttcggaccaaaagtctgaacagttcactcatctctagtgctgatgcgcatgcatcagaacactgcggccggatgatctgggcacagactggccgttctgtgactaaTACGGtttaatacgttgtgtgaacagaacatagcctaaggatgaaaATAAAGAATTAAGATAGCACTTTTTAGACATATTTATTATATGAGACTTTAAAAGTTTCTGTGAAAGTTGCTGTGAAACTCCCAGGCCAAAAAAGTCTATTGAAGAGATtcattatacagtacattagcCATGTGCTTTACACTATGTGACATATAGTAACACGTGTCCATGTAATAGCAGAATGTGTGGAAATATTAGGTGTTCTgtggaaaaaaattctaatttacaaattttattaatttaattaaacCCAAATTTGAAACCATTATTTTATTaggcttttaaaaattttaaaaaaatctaagagATTCCTGTATTTCACCAAGAACTAATCCAGACGCTAACACTACTTGTAATTATTGTGATGATACTATTTAActataccatactatactataGTATATCACGCTGCTCTGGAGTTCAGGTACTCCCCTCCATTGAGGTCCTGGGGGTTAtagttatactgtatagtatTTGTCTTTTTTATACCAGTCTTTTTAGGCCATTGTAACCGTCTGTAATATTAGACGTGGCAATGTGAGCACATCTGCTGCGCACAGTAGTTATTAACTAGTCACTCGGTTGAGTCTGTGAATTGTTAATTGTTTGGATATTTCATGAATATAATTGGTGACTTTGTGGAGAAGACAATGGGGCTGTCATTATTACCATTTCATTATCTTACATTTATTCCTTTGGTTTAGCTACAAGTATTCACAGCTGTTGAGCCTTATGAACACCAGCTTAAACAAAGAATTtgccaattaaaaaaaacatatatgtgtCTAAGATTTAATAATACTAGTCTGGCCAAATTTTGAGACTTCCCCCAAAATAAGTATTTTTgtaccatagaaaaaaaaaaggactgatgGGCCTACGCTGAGGGGTAGTGTCTCTCCTTAAGGGGACCAATAAGCTGGTGTAAGGAGTCCTATACGCCAGGCAATGCATATTGGGAAAAATATGCACATAAACTCtcttttaggccccattcacacgtccgtgtccgtttttactgtcaggaaatcctgatcaggagacctcaaatgtcatcaggaaagtatcaggattttctgacagtaatccgtttttaccatcaggaaaccatcaggaaaaaccttcaggatttcctgatgagatggtctagtatgccaacataaatcacaggtacccacacagcccctagtgtacctggatggccacaggctgcagaactacaactcccatcatggcctgccagcagagcatggtgggagtagtagtcctaaaggggtaatctcacctgtcctggatcctgctctgtcggggcagCGAGGTTGAGGTCCGAGCAGAGTGCAGTGCAGAGATCTGGGCGGCGTCAGCGGTCGGTGGTGCGGAGCATGCGGCGGGCCGGTGGTGAGtttccggggggggggatggagaggGGCGGGCGAGCGGGCGGGCGGTGCGGGTGATCGGCCCCGTGGTAaggtcctggctctctaccattccggaatcacgggcactttcctgatatacatcaggaaaatgcctgtgattccggcgctcccatagacttctatgggggcgtccgtgccggatttccggacgaaaataggacaggatctaaaaaatccggtcctattttccggaacggacacccttccggaaaaatccggaa contains these protein-coding regions:
- the ZNF704 gene encoding zinc finger protein 704 produces the protein MQPRRLTKRSVLGNKLGTAKASASSTCGVREPLAAPGTGSGTGHGRGEEEEEEEEEIDVVVQEEEAHRPPCPRSARCPYQGTRVKSYWQSKEQQADLRQTVTPVSSDHTTECKNMSSMVLRNATRAAESEQELKQECTRSICLLEQKRKVVSSNIDVPQARKYEDELDMDKVTAAMVLTSLSTSPLVRSPPIRLTENVNESWKDVGYVPSSSSSSGYWSWNTTSDYSNPSTPSPPLTADNFKHFRCMVHPDDTPDETDSGNLLFEDPVPRKRKNSMKVMFKCLWKKCGKILSTAAGIKKHIRTIHLGRTGDSDDCDGEEDFYYTEIRLNNDSGIEGLCNLSTISPSFASPPSTILFPSGGSCDSIYNKTETKLNGRLSRSAPNTYYLVQSDHAYQVCLPCNTNSEEYIPSVHTVRSSPPRAGAAASRKPRGEGKKCRKVYGMENRDKWCTACRWKKACQRFPD